The sequence below is a genomic window from Sulfuracidifex metallicus DSM 6482 = JCM 9184.
TAGTTGCCATATAAAAAGAGGTCGGAACTAAAGGGAATTCCTCAACTCCGACTTCTTCGAATTGAGTTCCTGGGGAAGATACTATTTCCTGCTTGTTTATTGAAAATCCCTTCATTCCACTTAGATCAACTACTATGCTCTCCTCCGTTAACGGTATTGCACCTCCTAGCGTATTTGTACCCTTTCCGCGTTCAACTACTCGAACCTTAAAATCACTCACTATCTCCATTAACCTTTCAACCTCATCTTCTCTGCGCAAGAAGACTACAGCAGAAGGAAGCTTCCTTTTCTTTTCTATTACGGGAGACATAATGCCATAGTCAACCGAAAATTTGTGTAAGGTCTCTGGGTCATCCTTTACATTGAATTCCTTCTTTAGTAATTCAAGAGCTTTTCCGTCCATGTCTTCCCTAGCGCTAAAATAGTATAAATAGATTAAAGATAATCTTATAAAAAGATTTCAAGAATAAAGGGATAATCCATGAATTATTTTCATGTTAGCTCTTTCTCATATTACGGGGAAATTTATATTTTTTCATAGTAATTGAAGGGGCTCTTTCATTCTCGAAATAGTAAAGATATCTTCATAGAGAAATGCCTTGAGCGTATGAGTTATATGTGGTAAATATTAATTCCGTTTATGAATGACATACTTAAATATCTAGGCTTAATGAAAAAATTTAAAATAAAATATTAATATAGAAATAATATAAAGATAAAATAAAATAGAAAAATTATAACAGAGAAGTTTAGAGCGACTTATGTTAGATGCTCGGTTAGGTACCAAACTAATTTATGTATATTTATGTAGTGTATACGGGGAGAAAGTAATTATGCACGACATAAGCTATCTCATCTAGTCTGTAAGCGACTTCATCAATAAATACGGATTTAACGAAGATCCGTTGATTATTAACCTTGATTCTCTGTTAGTCTTAGCTAATATTTTCCCGTTTCTGATTACCATGAATCTAGGAGCCATCGTAGACATCTGTTCCCTGAATGACGAGGCATCGAGGATCACGAAGTCCTTACTTGGAACATTAATGAGGCTGAACTCTTTCTCTGCATTGGTAGTTACCAAAGGTATCCAATCGTCTGCAGTAAAGGATTGTTCTAGGTTTATTGCCATAAACATTGAAAGCAAAATGTCTCCTGCACCAAACGGGTAGAAAACGTTCTGAAGGTCGTCGTTGCCCAAACAAACGTTGATTTCTTCCTTCATCATCTCCCTTATTCTAGTTATGCCCCTTCCCTTTGGATATCCCTTTTCCGCCGCAAGATATACTGCTGTTAAAGGAGCGCTGACAACCGAGGCTTTCTTGTTCCTGATCATTTGATATATTTTCCTAACATAATCATCGTCTTCATAGTGAAGCGAAGACATGTGAGACAGAGTAACGTGATTCTCAGCAATTGAAAGTAAGTACTCCGCAAATCTAGTTCTCCTTGCGTCTTGGTCAATATGTATATCCATGCTCTTTTCCAATTTCTTGGCAACCGATGTGACTAGAGACAAGTGCTTTATGGACATTTCCACATCATCCTCTGCGTCGGGTTTTCCTCCAACTAAGTCAGTGAACTGGGAAGCGTAAAGTAAATTATTCCCACACTTAAACAAGCTTTGTTCTGGGAAAGCAACGGTCTGTATGTCCATGATTTCCTTCATTTCCTCTTTTAGCAGAACTGCGGCCTTAACTGACCGGATATCCTTGGAGCACATATCAACGTGTATTCTAACATGGGTTACACCATGGTAAAGCTCCAAAAGAAGGGCCTTCTTCATCCTGTCTTTAATTTCCTCTACGCTCATGGAATCTCTGACCTTACTCCATTTAGTGACCGCCTCCTTAAGAGTGGATGAAGAGTTCTCTCCAGTTAATCCGAGAGTGAAGGCGTTCTCAGGGTGGAAATGCATGTCATAAAAGGCTGGTAGAGCTAGCCTTCCTTCAGCGTTGAAGGTTCCCCTTCCGTCAACCCTCAACTCCTTCATGCCGCTTAGTCCTTTTATCACCATTACCATTACGATCACTAACAATTGTGTAGAAATCATATAAAAAGATATCACTGAAAAGTGTTAAAATGCAGTGAAGAACTCATAAAAAGTTAAAAACTAATTAACATTACAGTGTTCCTAAAAGAACCTTTTGCAAGGAAATGAATTGGCTGGAGACTAAATGTTTCTTTTTATATTAATCATTGGAGATAAATTTAAGGCTTGATTTAATTAGTAATATATTAAAGTACCTATTTTGTAATAAATATTTCTTTATATTAAAAATATACCTATTTTTAGACTAACTTTAATACGATAGGATTTTTGTTATACAAAAATAAACTGTAATAATTCTAATAAAAATGTAAAATGGTATAAAATAGAAATCGTGTGGAAATGCTTTATAATACTGAAACAATAATTAGGATCGTTTCAGCATTTTACCTCTTCCTCCCTTTATGTTACCTTCCTCATACACAAGTTCTCCTCGTATAAACGTTTTATCAACTTTTGCCTTGAAAGTCATTCCTTCATAAATAGAATAGTCCATTTTTCCATGCCAATCTTTTACTTTCCATTCCTCTTTCTTTATGACGACAATATCTGCATCATCTCCCTCTTTCATTCCTTTTCCCTTAATGTCATATAGTCTTATTTGATTCCCAGAGGTAAGGGAGACAAATGACGATGGATCTAGCTCACCCTGAAACATAAGAGATGCTAGGGTAGGAACCAGAAACTCGGTGGACGCTACACCGTTAGGAACGTCTCTGTAGCTTGCTGGCTCATCCTTAAACTTAGACAAGAAACCAGAGTAGTCACTTCCAACAGTGTAAAATTCACCTAACCTCATTACCATTTCCTTCCTTTCGCTCTCGCTTCTCAAAGGTGGGCTCATTATGAACCTTTTTCCGTCCTTTCTAAGGTAAATCTCGTCGTTAAAAACTAGATAATGGGGGCAAGTTTCAGCATAAACCTTTGCACCCTTTCTTTGCCAATATTTTACCACATTAAGTGAAGAAGGTGTAGAAACGTGGACAATGTAAGATCTAACACCGGTTATGAATGCCATAGATGCGAACCTATTAACAGCTTCCTCTTCGCTCTCTGGAGGTCTAGTCTTCGCGTGATATATGGGTTCTTCTCCGACTTCATTTTCTTGAAGATATTTAATAATATCCCCATTTTCTGCATGTACAGCAACAGTGCCTCCTAGAGACCTAACTTCTTTCATTACATTCATAATTGAAAGGTCATCTAGCCTTATGGAATCGTAGGCCATGAATACCTTTACGCTTTTGACTCCAATTCTAAACAAGTCCTTTAGGTAAGGTATTTCCTCTTTCTTCTTGACGATGAAATGAAAGGAAAAGTCAACCTTAGATTCCTCAGCCTTGTTTATTTCTTCTTTTAATGAAGAAACTGGATTATTTGATGACTCAAAGAAGTTAACTATTGAAGTTATTCCTCCAGCTAGGCATACTTCGCTTCCTGAACTATAGTCGTCAGCTGTAGGTATTGGTTCCTTAGCTCCCAAGAACCTAGACCCAAAGTGGGTATGCCCGTCTATGGCTCCAGGCATGATGTAAAGCCCGGTTACATCCTTTACGTCATCACCTGCAGTAGGAATGTCGAACGATATTCTAGTTATTTTTCCTCCTTCCACTTTAATGTCTGCGTTTACAATTCCAGCTTCGGTTAGAAGTGTTCCATTTTTAAATATCATTATCCATCACCTCTTAATTTTAAAGGGAAGGAGTCACACTTCATTCCCAGATCCCTTATCGCATTGCAAACTGAAGCGTATGCTCCAGTAGGTCCGTTTTCGCCTACACCACGGACTCCTGAAGGCGTTTTGGAGGGAGTATGAAATAACTTAACCTCGAATTTAGGTGCCTCGACTGCTGTTGGAACGGAGAATTCAAATCCTTCCCTAGCGTCCTCGTAAAGGACTCCCCCAATTCCCTGAAGTGCCCCCCCAATTAATTGTCCCTTAACTATTTCCTCATCTCCCGCTATACCTACGTCTGCGACTATGAAGTGTTCCACAGCCTTAACTCCGGTACAGTCTCCCTTCACAACGCTTATCTGACCCGATACCGTTCCAACGAAATCATCAGTTTCGTAACATACGTCGGTCGAAACGTTCATAACTTTCCATGGCTTAGTCAACATCATTTTAGAGACTTCCTCCCATTCGCCTAAAGTGGATATCTTCTCCTTGAGCTGTCTGGCAGCTAGAACTGCAGCGTTACCCATGGTGAGCATTGTTCTACTTGCCCATACACCGTAACCCTTGACCTCGTTATCTCCAAGTACTACCTTAACCTTGTCATAACCTAGTTCTTTAGACACCAAGTTCCTTATTGCTCTGTCCATTCCCTGACCTTGGTTTGTTGCTGATATTTTAATCACCACCCAACCATCTAAATCTAGGAACGCCCTTACACAGTCGTAACCTGGTATTCTAGATTTTTCTTCCTCTATCATGACCTTTGAGTTTGGACCTGCGTATTGAACGTAAAACGATACGCCTATACCCTTTCCATATTTGCTCTTTAGGTCGTTGTATTTTCTCTCAAGCTCTTGTAAAACCAAGTTAATGTTACCAACGTCCTGTAAGTCCTTCAAGTTCCTCCTTCTGATTTCCAGCTGATCCACTCCAGTCATTCTAGAAATCTCGTCCATGATCCTCTCCATTACGAACACGGCTTCAGGCCTTCCGAAGCCTCTATACGCTCCTTGAGGAGCCTTATTAGAAAGGATAGCTTTAACGTTATAGGAAAAGTCGAACGAGTAAACTGACGTCATTGTATTGAGAGTAACAAATAAGGGCGATATCCCGCTCCAAGATAAAGGAAAGGCACCTACGTCGTAGGTAATGTCGTCATGAAGGAACTTCAACCTTCCATCTGAAGTGAAACCTACCTTCACTTCATGGATCTGATCTCTAGCTTGCGATCCTTGAATGTGTTCTGACCTAGTTTCCACCCATTTTAGGCTCTCGCCCAGCTCGTAAGATAAAGCCACGACTGAAAGTTCCTCATAGGACAGATCTTGCTTGGCTCCGAAACCACCTCCAACGTTAGGAACATCAACTGTAACTCTGTGCATGGGAACTCCAAGCATCTCAGATATGAGTAACCTAGCAACCGTGGGAGCCTGCGTTGATGCATGAATTATAATGGAATCACCAGATAGCCTTACCGCAATCACTCTAGGTTCCATAGGTGCAGGGGAACTACGTCCAGCCCTTAAGGAAAAGGAAGCTGTCATCTCTGCTTTTCCCTCGTTTCCATAGGACTTGGAATAGATTACGTTATCCGGTATTTCAGGGAATAGTGGTTGATTCTCTAGCTCCTGATATTCCACGTCAACTTCGTCCAATTGGTCCTCAACCTGATACCTATCCTTCGCTATTACTGCACAAAGGGGATGTCCTTCGTAGAGAGCTCGATCCTTAGCTAGTAAAGTTACCTTGGGTAGCTTCATACCCTCGGTTCCGAAGACGAACTCAACGTTATATTTTTCTAATATGTCTTCTGTATAACATTTACCCGAAACGGAAAACTTAGCGAACTTTGACGTGGATCTCTTGAATCCTACGTACTTGTAATCTCCCGGTATATCGTCCACATAGGTTAGATTCCAGAGCATTATAAAGAAGGGTAGGATTTAACTTAAAAACATTTCACTTAAACTTGGAAAAAGATAATAAGGTATTCGTTAATATAAACAGGATTTGAAATGAGGATAGCTCTGGTTCAAACCCATATGACTTGGGACAAGGAAGATAATGTTAAGAGACAGATGGAAATGGTGAACAAAGCCGCTGACGGCGGAGCTAAAATAGTAGCTTTGGATGAACTTTCTAATACAGTATACTTCGCCTTCGAGCAAAACGTGAAATATTTCTCGTTGGCCGAAACCGAGAACGGACCTACAATAACAGCCTTCAGGATGCTGGCAAAAGAAAGGGGAGTCAATCTCATAGTTCCTATATTTGAAAGAGACGGAACCAGCTTCTATAATACCGCCTTTATAATAAACTCTAACGGTAGTGTTGTAGGCAAGTACAGGAAGACGCATTTACCTCAGGACAACTACTTCAACGAATATTATTATTTCAAGATAGGTGATCTTGGATTTCCGGTTTTCCAGCTAGAGGATACAAAGGTCGGCGTCGTTATATGTCATGACAGACACTTCCCAGAGACGGTGAGAGCTGAGGTAGTTAATGGAGCTGAAATAGTCTTTGTGCCATCAGTTGCATACTTCAAGGAAATCTGGGAACTGGAATTGAAGGCTCACGCTATTTTCAACACAGTTTATATTGCAGGGATAAACAGAGTAGGCAAGGAGTATCCAGAGCAACTCCAAGAGTACTTCGGCGACTCAATGATTGTATCACCCATGGGAGACGTGATCTCCAAGGTTCAGGGAGAGGGTATAGCTTATGCTGAGGTAGATAAGGAGGAACTCATAAAAGCTAGGTTATCTAGACCGTTCCTCAAGAAGAGGCTTAGCAGTTATGGTTTGTAGGTGGAATCATGATAAGCGTTCATTCAACCCATAGTAGATGGAACTCTTCGCTTAAGCCCACAGTCTTCGTGAAGGACGGAGACATATTGGAATTGAAAGTAAAAGAGCCTCAGATGGTCAAATAAGGAAGGACTCGGATATATCTGATGTAACTAAACTGGACTTCTCAAGGATTCATCCCTTGACAGGACCCATTTATGTGGAAGGTGCCCATCCAGGTGACACGTTAAAGGTAGAAATACTTGATATTAAGGGAGAAGGTTGGGGGTGGACAGCTGTACTTTCAGGCTTCGGTTTTCTCTCGGGTGAAAAGGACGTGCCAGAGGGTGTGAACGGATATGCCTTGAAGATATGGGATTCCCTTGATGGCTATTCTGAAGCTAAGTTCGGAGATCTTAGGGTTAGAGTAAAGGAGTTTCCATTCCCTGGTGTAATAGGGACTGGATTGCCCTATAACGGGACATGGAGCACCATACCTCCAAGGGAGAATGGAGGTAATATGGACGTTAAGCATATGACCATCGGGTCGACGATTTACTTCCCTGTCTTCAGGGAAGGGGCACTACTGTCAATTGGTGATACTCATTTAGCTCAGGGAGATGGGGAAGTGTGCGGCAGTGCAATAGAGGCTCCGACCACGGTTAAGATCAGATTAAGCATTATAAAAGATAAAAGGTTAACCCTTCCAGCCTTTGTAAGCAAAGTCAAACAACTGGAATATGAAGGAAGCTATATTACCTTTTTAGGTTTTTCCAGCGATTTATGGAGAGCTTCCGTTGACGCAGTAAAACAAGGAATTTCATTTCTGTCTAATTTCATGGATCCAGTTGATGCTTACATGCTTTTGAGCGCAGTGATGGACTTAAAGGTAAGCCAAGTGGTCGATGTGCCTAATTGGACAGTCTCAGCTTTCTTGCCTTTGGACGTGTTTGACGAAACAAAGAGAAACGAACTTCTGAGCACCTTCGAGAGAGGGTCGTGGTGATGTCCCTTAACTCCAACGAATTAAAGAGAAAGGGTATAGACGTTGTAAGATTCACTTGGATTGGGTTAGACGGATTCGTCAGGTTCAAGGGTGCTCACATAGACCATTTGGAGGAAATGGCAAAAAGCGGTATAGGATTAACCAAGGCTATGTTCAGCTTCACTCCTATGGATTACATTTCACCTTACGGTTCTTTCGGACCGGAGGATCAGGATGTATTTTTAGTTCCTGATCCAGCAACGTTAGTTACTCTTCCACCTTACGCTTCCGTTTTATGCGATTTATACGACGGTGATAGACCATGGGAGTTAGATGCTCGGTCTAAGTTGCGTTCATACTTGGAAAAGCTGAGGGAAAAAGAAGGATTTAGCTTCATGTCGTCCTTTGAGTACGAGTTCTACTTGGTTAAGGACGGTAAACCTTTCAACGATGCCCGCTGTTTTGATCCACAAGGTATGAACGACATCATTATAACTAGAATAGTGTCGTCCCTAAAGAGCAACGGAATCGACGTACTTAGGGTTATAAAGGAATACGGTCCTGCACAATATGAGATAGACGTGATGCACAGGGATTCCCTGAGATCTGCTGACGAATTCGTCATGTTTAAGGAGATAGTTAAGAATGAGGCATATAATTTAGGTGTAGAAGCCAACTTCATGCCTAAGCCTTTCAACAATCTAGCAGGATCTGGACTTCACTTGAATTTGAGCATGTGGGAAGGTAATAAGAACCTTTTCTACTCAGAAGGAAAGGAACTCAGCGAAATCGGAACTTGGTTCTTGGGCGGAATCTTGAAGCATGCACGTGCGCTTACTGCTATCGCTGCACCTACTGTGAATTCTTACAAAAGACTAAGGTCAGGAAGCTGGGCTCCGACGAAAATAACGTACGGTGTAAATAACAAGTCAGCAATGATTAGACTCCCTACACCTTATCGCGGCGGTATGGGGAAGGACACAAGGCTCGAATATAGAGTTCCAGACCCCTTAGTTAATCCGTATCTCCTGGTTCTTGCAGTGATCTCAGCTGGAATGGATGGGATATCTAAGCGTCTTGATCCAGGCCCCCCTGTTAACGAGAACTCATATTTGAAAGAGGAAATACCGGAAATACCGAGGAATCTGAGGGAGGCTCTTAACGAGCTGAATCACGACGTTGAGCTAAAGGGAATGATTGGAGAAAGGCTAATTGATGAATTCCTCAAGGTGAAGATGGCAGAGGTCGACGAATATGAAGGCAATGTGACCGAATGGGAATATAAAACATACAGTAAAATGTGATACAAATTGAACTCGATTCCATTGATAGATGAGCATGCACATTGGTTTCACGCTAGTCAAATGGAGGAGAAGGAATTCATGATGAGCTCGGCTGAGTCTTGGCACGAAGGTGAGATCAAGTCTGATGTAGTGGAAATGAATAGCTGGAGACCATTTTACATGTTGCTTAGAAACGAAATGAGAAAGAAGTTCGGAGACAAATTCATAGAAGAGAGAAACAAGTTAATAAAAGACGACGCCGAAGGTTACGTTAAAAGTTTGTTTGAGGAAGAAAACATTAAGGGGCTGGTAATAGACGAAGGTTTCGGTAACAAGAAACAGGAAATACCATTACCATTCAAGAGACTTTTTAGAATAGAGACAGCAATAAATAATAGCCTATTTTCCATGCCCTTTAATGAGGCAGTAAATCACTTCAAAGAAATCCTAAGATCCAAGGTTAGAAAGGAAGGCTATGCGGGTTTTAAGAGCATCATAGCCTATAGAACAGGTTTGCCTCAAGCATGTGAGGAAGGTTTAGGTTCCAGAGATTTTTATTCAGGGGAGACAGAATGGTATGGAAGGAAGGCAAAGGGCTTTAGGGACTTGTTGTTCTGCATTGCTATGGAGGAGTCAAAGTCACTTGGTGTGCCCTTTCAAGTGCACACCGGAGCAGGAGATCGCGACATTAAACTTAATAATTCAATGCCTTCCATCATGACTAATCTAGTAAGGAAATACGAAGGGAAGATAGTGTTCGTTCACGCAGGATATCCTTTTCATAGGGAGACTGCATGGATGAGTTACATTTTCCCTTCGGTTTACCTAGACTTATCCCAGATTTTTCCCTTTGCTCCAACGGGAGGATTTCATGCCCTATCTGAGGTATTAGAAGTAGCACCTTTCATTAAAGTGATGTATGGTAGCGATGTCTTTGAGCTTCCAGAGATAGCGTGGATTTCAGCTAAACTCTTCCGGAGAGCACTCTCCAAATCTATGGACGAGCTGGAGCAAATAGGAGTATTGGATTCAAGTCAAAGAAGAGAAGCTGAAGAAATGATATCGTATAAGAATGCCGAAAGGCTTTACGGTAGGTTTGTCTAATTTTCATGTTTAATAGTATAAAACTTTTTAAGGTATAGTGCTTTTTTGCTGTCGTAAACTGAGTAACCATTTTAGTTTTCTATGCTTTAAACTAAAAACTGTACTGATATTACCCTTTAATTTTTATAATATAGCTCATTTCAATTCCCTTTATGTCTAAAAAAGTTTTCATAAGGGAATCGTCAGGATTAGTAAGGCAGATGGGATCTAAACATGCCTTCGCTAAGGTTCTGGCGTTAATAGTTCCAATATCTCTCTATTATACCCTAATTTATTCTCCAGCATTACCTGCTGCGAATTGGTACATAGGAATATTGATATCGCCCGTTATTGCCTTACCAATATTTCTCACTTATCTAAAGCTTGCAGAGTATATACCTAGATCCTCTGGAGAATACATCTATATTTCAAGGATAATAGGCCCCCTCCCCGCTACCATACAAGGGGTGGCCAACATAATATCCACTCCTTTGCTAGCAGCTATTCTATCTCAGATAGAGGTTACAGCAGGAATCGTTCCAACTTTACAGATCATAGGTCTATCCCTTCATAATAGCTTTCTATTGAATTTAGGAACTTCAATACTTAACAACCCAACGTACTACTTCTTGGCTAGCCTGATTTCCTTGTTCCTCATGTGGATTATAAGTATATCCCCTCAAAGAGTAATGGGAAACTTTCTCTTCATAATTGCATCTATGCAGGTCATTGGCTCCATTCTAGTAATCTATCTGTTCTCTCAAGGTAGATCCCTATTCGAGGCAGACTTTAACAAGTTCTCTACAATGTTCGGAGGACCGTCTTATTCCTCCTTAGCATCTCAAGGAGCTACGCTTTACTCTCCTAGCTTTAATTTATTACAAACCTTCGTGTTCTCCGTTCTGATGTTAATGTGGCTTTTTGTGTGGTTCTTCGGCCCTTCTTACTTCGCTGGAGAGTATAAACAAGCTAACAAGTCCTTGAAGGTAGGCATGTTGTCAGGTTTCGGAATAGCTACGGCAATAATAGTTGCCTTAACTTACTTAACGGCAGATACAATGGGAATTCCTTTCTTTAACTACGTTGCAATGAACGGCTGGGGCTCCTCAATACCAGTATCTTCAGGAGAAGGCTACATAGCATGGGCAGGAGTTATGGCTTTAGGTGTTCCTGTTCTTGCAGTGTTAGTTGGAATACTTAATATAGGGATACAATTCGTTGCAGGACCTCTATCCCTGGCTATACCAAGCAGGGTAATGTTAGCTATGTCTTTCGATAGGATTCTACCTGAACGTTTAGCTTACGTCAATCCAAGGTTACAGACTCCTCTCCTTGCTTCCGTAGTGGCATTGGGAATTGCAGTCTTCTTTGAGGTTGCAATTCTTCTTCTAGGACTATCCATATCCACCATCGCCTTAGTGGCAGTTCTTTTCATTTATCAATTTCTACAAGCAACTATCTCCGCTACTGTTGCGGGATTCAAGGGAATTCCTGGGGTTTCCTTGTCTGACAAGGAAAAGAGGGAACTGAAAATCTATGGTTCTTTAGCTTCTGTAGTGCTAGCTATATCCGTGATGGTTGCAATAGGTTATGCCGTAGTTAACCCATTATACTTATCAATGGTTCTGTCAGGAAGCTTAGCCGTTAATATAGGGCTAATAGCAATAATACCCATATTAGGCCTGATAACATACTTTGTGTCTAAACGTCTGAGGGAGAAAGAAGGAATGGACTTGAAAGTCGTATTTAAGGAGATACCTCCAGAGTAAGTTATTAATAAGTTTGTGTAAAATGAATTTTAAAGTAGTATTATAGAATATTTATTGTTTTACTAAGGATAAGGCGATATTTCTCTTTTTCAATATGTATCTAATTCTTTCTTATTTTCACCACGAACTATTTTTACGTGGTCGACCTCTTCAAGAAGCTGTGTTAAAGT
It includes:
- a CDS encoding amidohydrolase family protein; its protein translation is MISTQLLVIVMVMVIKGLSGMKELRVDGRGTFNAEGRLALPAFYDMHFHPENAFTLGLTGENSSSTLKEAVTKWSKVRDSMSVEEIKDRMKKALLLELYHGVTHVRIHVDMCSKDIRSVKAAVLLKEEMKEIMDIQTVAFPEQSLFKCGNNLLYASQFTDLVGGKPDAEDDVEMSIKHLSLVTSVAKKLEKSMDIHIDQDARRTRFAEYLLSIAENHVTLSHMSSLHYEDDDYVRKIYQMIRNKKASVVSAPLTAVYLAAEKGYPKGRGITRIREMMKEEINVCLGNDDLQNVFYPFGAGDILLSMFMAINLEQSFTADDWIPLVTTNAEKEFSLINVPSKDFVILDASSFREQMSTMAPRFMVIRNGKILAKTNRESRLIINGSSLNPYLLMKSLTD
- a CDS encoding xanthine dehydrogenase family protein, whose protein sequence is MLWNLTYVDDIPGDYKYVGFKRSTSKFAKFSVSGKCYTEDILEKYNVEFVFGTEGMKLPKVTLLAKDRALYEGHPLCAVIAKDRYQVEDQLDEVDVEYQELENQPLFPEIPDNVIYSKSYGNEGKAEMTASFSLRAGRSSPAPMEPRVIAVRLSGDSIIIHASTQAPTVARLLISEMLGVPMHRVTVDVPNVGGGFGAKQDLSYEELSVVALSYELGESLKWVETRSEHIQGSQARDQIHEVKVGFTSDGRLKFLHDDITYDVGAFPLSWSGISPLFVTLNTMTSVYSFDFSYNVKAILSNKAPQGAYRGFGRPEAVFVMERIMDEISRMTGVDQLEIRRRNLKDLQDVGNINLVLQELERKYNDLKSKYGKGIGVSFYVQYAGPNSKVMIEEEKSRIPGYDCVRAFLDLDGWVVIKISATNQGQGMDRAIRNLVSKELGYDKVKVVLGDNEVKGYGVWASRTMLTMGNAAVLAARQLKEKISTLGEWEEVSKMMLTKPWKVMNVSTDVCYETDDFVGTVSGQISVVKGDCTGVKAVEHFIVADVGIAGDEEIVKGQLIGGALQGIGGVLYEDAREGFEFSVPTAVEAPKFEVKLFHTPSKTPSGVRGVGENGPTGAYASVCNAIRDLGMKCDSFPLKLRGDG
- a CDS encoding glutamine synthetase family protein produces the protein MSLNSNELKRKGIDVVRFTWIGLDGFVRFKGAHIDHLEEMAKSGIGLTKAMFSFTPMDYISPYGSFGPEDQDVFLVPDPATLVTLPPYASVLCDLYDGDRPWELDARSKLRSYLEKLREKEGFSFMSSFEYEFYLVKDGKPFNDARCFDPQGMNDIIITRIVSSLKSNGIDVLRVIKEYGPAQYEIDVMHRDSLRSADEFVMFKEIVKNEAYNLGVEANFMPKPFNNLAGSGLHLNLSMWEGNKNLFYSEGKELSEIGTWFLGGILKHARALTAIAAPTVNSYKRLRSGSWAPTKITYGVNNKSAMIRLPTPYRGGMGKDTRLEYRVPDPLVNPYLLVLAVISAGMDGISKRLDPGPPVNENSYLKEEIPEIPRNLREALNELNHDVELKGMIGERLIDEFLKVKMAEVDEYEGNVTEWEYKTYSKM
- a CDS encoding nitrilase-related carbon-nitrogen hydrolase; translated protein: MRIALVQTHMTWDKEDNVKRQMEMVNKAADGGAKIVALDELSNTVYFAFEQNVKYFSLAETENGPTITAFRMLAKERGVNLIVPIFERDGTSFYNTAFIINSNGSVVGKYRKTHLPQDNYFNEYYYFKIGDLGFPVFQLEDTKVGVVICHDRHFPETVRAEVVNGAEIVFVPSVAYFKEIWELELKAHAIFNTVYIAGINRVGKEYPEQLQEYFGDSMIVSPMGDVISKVQGEGIAYAEVDKEELIKARLSRPFLKKRLSSYGL
- a CDS encoding APC family permease; its protein translation is MSKKVFIRESSGLVRQMGSKHAFAKVLALIVPISLYYTLIYSPALPAANWYIGILISPVIALPIFLTYLKLAEYIPRSSGEYIYISRIIGPLPATIQGVANIISTPLLAAILSQIEVTAGIVPTLQIIGLSLHNSFLLNLGTSILNNPTYYFLASLISLFLMWIISISPQRVMGNFLFIIASMQVIGSILVIYLFSQGRSLFEADFNKFSTMFGGPSYSSLASQGATLYSPSFNLLQTFVFSVLMLMWLFVWFFGPSYFAGEYKQANKSLKVGMLSGFGIATAIIVALTYLTADTMGIPFFNYVAMNGWGSSIPVSSGEGYIAWAGVMALGVPVLAVLVGILNIGIQFVAGPLSLAIPSRVMLAMSFDRILPERLAYVNPRLQTPLLASVVALGIAVFFEVAILLLGLSISTIALVAVLFIYQFLQATISATVAGFKGIPGVSLSDKEKRELKIYGSLASVVLAISVMVAIGYAVVNPLYLSMVLSGSLAVNIGLIAIIPILGLITYFVSKRLREKEGMDLKVVFKEIPPE
- a CDS encoding amidohydrolase family protein; its protein translation is MNSIPLIDEHAHWFHASQMEEKEFMMSSAESWHEGEIKSDVVEMNSWRPFYMLLRNEMRKKFGDKFIEERNKLIKDDAEGYVKSLFEEENIKGLVIDEGFGNKKQEIPLPFKRLFRIETAINNSLFSMPFNEAVNHFKEILRSKVRKEGYAGFKSIIAYRTGLPQACEEGLGSRDFYSGETEWYGRKAKGFRDLLFCIAMEESKSLGVPFQVHTGAGDRDIKLNNSMPSIMTNLVRKYEGKIVFVHAGYPFHRETAWMSYIFPSVYLDLSQIFPFAPTGGFHALSEVLEVAPFIKVMYGSDVFELPEIAWISAKLFRRALSKSMDELEQIGVLDSSQRREAEEMISYKNAERLYGRFV
- a CDS encoding amidohydrolase family protein, yielding MIFKNGTLLTEAGIVNADIKVEGGKITRISFDIPTAGDDVKDVTGLYIMPGAIDGHTHFGSRFLGAKEPIPTADDYSSGSEVCLAGGITSIVNFFESSNNPVSSLKEEINKAEESKVDFSFHFIVKKKEEIPYLKDLFRIGVKSVKVFMAYDSIRLDDLSIMNVMKEVRSLGGTVAVHAENGDIIKYLQENEVGEEPIYHAKTRPPESEEEAVNRFASMAFITGVRSYIVHVSTPSSLNVVKYWQRKGAKVYAETCPHYLVFNDEIYLRKDGKRFIMSPPLRSESERKEMVMRLGEFYTVGSDYSGFLSKFKDEPASYRDVPNGVASTEFLVPTLASLMFQGELDPSSFVSLTSGNQIRLYDIKGKGMKEGDDADIVVIKKEEWKVKDWHGKMDYSIYEGMTFKAKVDKTFIRGELVYEEGNIKGGRGKMLKRS